The following proteins are co-located in the Gossypium hirsutum isolate 1008001.06 chromosome A02, Gossypium_hirsutum_v2.1, whole genome shotgun sequence genome:
- the LOC107951619 gene encoding protein ROH1, protein MPATDYQGTSSPLTNIGRSLLPVRRDQVHAMESPIGGSASNEAEIESFQRQVADRFHDLASVPSDELLSLPWVRKLLDVFLCCQEEFRVMLFNNIALVKKPPMDRLIADFYERTVKALDVCNAIRDGIEQIRQWQKLLEIVLCALGDSNVGYQRSLGEGQFRRARKALIDLAIGMLDEKDSGQALAHRNRSFGRHNTSGSHSKDHHHRSLGHFRSLSWSVSRSWSAARQLQAIGNNLAAPRGNEVLATNGLAVPVYTMGSVLLFVMWALVAAIPCQDRGLQVHFNVPRQFPWSAPILWLHERILEESKKRDRKNACGLLREIYQMEKCSRLLGELADSVQFPLSEDKEREVKQRVKELEQVLDALKEDLEPLEKLVREVFHRIVRSRTEGLDSFARGHNPE, encoded by the coding sequence ATGCCCGCGACGGATTATCAAGGAACTTCGTCACCGTTGACAAATATCGGCCGTTCGTTATTACCAGTGAGGAGGGATCAAGTACACGCCATGGAATCGCCGATCGGTGGATCGGCGTCTAACGAGGCGGAGATCGAGTCCTTTCAAAGGCAAGTAGCTGACAGATTTCACGATTTAGCTTCTGTCCCTTCCGATGAATTGCTTTCTCTGCCGTGGGTTCGGAAGTTGCTCGACGTTTTCCTCTGTTGTCAAGAGGAATTTCGGGTCATGCTTTTTAACAACATAGCTCTAGTGAAGAAGCCGCCCATGGACCGTTTGATCGCCGATTTTTACGAGCGTACTGTCAAGGCGCTTGATGTTTGCAATGCGATTCGCGACGGGATTGAACAGATCAGGCAATGGCAGAAGCTTCTAGAAATCGTTCTTTGCGCTTTGGGTGATAGTAATGTTGGTTATCAGAGAAGTCTAGGAGAAGGGCAATTCCGTCGCGCGAGGAAGGCGTTGATAGATTTAGCAATTGGGATGCTTGATGAGAAAGATTCAGGTCAGGCCTTGGCTCATAGGAACCGTTCCTTTGGGAGACACAACACTAGCGGCAGTCACTCCAAGGATCATCACCATCGATCTTTGGGTCATTTCAGGTCCTTGTCTTGGAGCGTTTCAAGGTCTTGGTCTGCCGCCAGGCAGCTCCAGGCAATTGGGAACAACTTGGCTGCGCCACGAGGGAATGAGGTTTTAGCCACCAATGGACTTGCAGTGCCTGTTTACACAATGGGTTCTGTCTTGTTATTTGTAATGTGGGCATTGGTGGCTGCAATTCCGTGCCAAGATCGTGGCTTGCAAGTTCATTTTAACGTTCCCAGGCAGTTCCCATGGTCTGCTCCAATACTTTGGTTGCACGAGAGGATTCTGGAGGAGTCAAAGAAAAGGGATAGGAAAAATGCTTGTGGCCTGTTGAGGGAGATTTATCAGATGGAGAAGTGTTCTCGGTTGTTGGGTGAATTGGCTGATTCCGTGCAGTTTCCTTTGAGTGAGGACAAGGAAAGGGAAGTTAAGCAGAGAGTGAAGGAATTGGAGCAGGTTCTTGATGCATTGAAGGAAGATTTAGAACCGCTGGAAAAGCTGGTTAGGGAAGTGTTCCATAGGATTGTTCGAAGCCGGACTGAAGGGCTTGATTCTTTTGCAAGGGGACACAACCCTGAGTGA